The DNA window gtCAAAAATAATTGTAACTTTTTTTTGTTAAacatgtggggctcaaaacaggtgggactTTGATTCTCATTGAGAATATTTATCAAAAGATAAATAGATGTCAGCTGAATTCTCTTTCACACTTTTTCTTTCTGTAAAATATaatcagagagaggagaagaacatagagagagagaaagagaaggaaggagCGACAGAGTCATAAAGCGAGTTGAATTGTGGTTTTCATTTCTCTTCCGCTGTGAGTGTGGTGTCTGACATTGCATATTAAGTGGAAACGTGGCCATCCGGTTTTATCTGATCTGGCAACCACAGAGCTTAAGCTAAGCCACTTTGTTCACTTCTGATACAGTTAGTCTGAAGGAGAGACCAGTCATATGACTGAGACATGATAGAGACAGTCTGACTAGGAGGAGCAATGTGGTGACTAAAAGAGAAACAAGCGACCACCACGCTTCCTCAAGTCAAGTTGTTCAGATCACATTCTCTGCTTCTGACTCCCTTTTGCCTTTCTTCCTATTTTCTCTCAACTTTATTCCCCCCCCCTTTGAATCATCAATGAGAGTGAATTAAGGTGCAGCTTTGAATGGTTTTATGTGTGGTGTGATTGTtagttagcctattgcagatctggacaaatgatccacctaccactattgtcactatgaatgctGGATAGaccgttagactggtagactatactgACTTGTGGTATAGTTAAAGTTAGCACACGGAAAAGCATGTGCATTTAAGGAAGTAacaaaacaccttgatatagaGGAGGCGCATGCAAGCAGATGAGGACATTTGGCTAGGATGGAAGAAATTATCTAGTAAAACCAgtgcccaataaaaaaaacacaaaccctcccctattttggaccaccccAGTCCCCCAGTAAATTGTGAGCTGTCCCTTAAGCAACATGTCAATAATGTTGTAGTTTACACCGGTAAACTACATTTTACTCCCCTTTTTCACCCCAATTTCGTCATTTccaattacaatcttgtctcatggGATGAAAAATGGGAATAAATATCCTTGTTTTCCCACTTTTCCATGTTTTCCAAACATGACACTCATTAAAACATAGCATGATTGAAGTCATCTATGACTTTCCCCAAAAGTTGTACCACTTCCTCCTGATATGTTATTTTATATATTCTAGGCACAGTTCCACTTTCTTTCTGTGATTTTCATCACATAACACTTCGAAAGTGTGACAATTATTTCCTGAGGCATTTACATAAATTCACAGTTACTCTATGTCTATATGTATCCCAACTGATAATAAATATGAAAAATGTTTGTCTACACAAGCTATTCAGCTATAACTAGACTGTGAGCTAATAAGGACAGAAACTCCTCCTCATACCAAATGTGACTTCCCTCAGACTTTGGCCACATTCACTTGAGACTGATGTTGGCCACATTCACCATTGCAAGTCGTGATGCAGAGCGAGAGCTATCATCCACTGTGCGCTCGTTGGACTGCGTGGAGCGACCATCTCTGTCATCGGCTAGTGCTCTCCGGTACACCCCAGCTAAGCTCTGCCTGAACCTCGACCCTCTCATGTCCAACCCCATACAGAAGTAGAGCAGCGGGTTCACACAACTGTTGAAGTAGGCAAAGCCTGTGGCCCCTGTCAGCCCCACCTTCACCACCGTACTGTTGCTGTTCACCATCTTTGCCAGTAGGAGGCAGTGGTAGGGCGCCCAGCACAGGAAGAAGGCACAGACCAGCGATGCCAAGATACGGAGGGGACGTGACTTGCCCAACAGGCGGGTGCGTCGGATGCCTAACCCTGCTAGGATGTAGCAGCAGAGGATGATGAGGAAAGGAAGCAGGAAACCGCATAGGAAGCGCATTAGGTAGAGCGCTAGCTTAGCCCTGTTATCGCCTTTCGTTGACTCCTTGACATCTAGCGAGCACCTGCTCAGGTTGTTCTTGCCGAGGTAAACCTGGCGGTAGGCGAAGTAGGGGGCGCTCAAAATGGCCGCCACTGCCCACACGCCGGCACTCACCAGGCGGGCGGCGCAGATCGTCCTACGCCGTTTGGTAAAGACGGGGTGCCAGATGCAGAGCGTCCGGTCCATGCTGATGACGGCGAGCAGGAACACACTGCAGAACATGTTGGCATACTTGAAGAAGCCATTGAACTTGCATAAGAAGATGCCGAACGGCCAGTAGTCGAAGAAGAGCTTCTTGGTCAGTGAGAGCACACGGCTCAGGCAGAAGATGAGGTCGGCCACGGCCAGGTTGACCAGCCACACATTGGTGACGGTGGGCTTGAGCTTGAAGCCTGCCACCCAGATGACTACAGAGTTGCCTGTGGTGCCCAATACAATGGTCAGTGTGTAAAGGACAATGATTAAGTTGTTCATGATGGCCTCGATGTCCACCACCTTGGCTTTGTCATCTCGGGCGGCTGAGGTGACGAGGACGAACGGAAGGGTGGCGTTTGGTGTCATTCTGTAAAAAAGGGCGACAATAGTTTGAATACACAGAATGACTTCCTTCTAATCTACATTATACTTAATGGCTTCCCTCTAGATTAGTCATATTGTGTAACACTGTTTCCTCTAATGGTAGAACACTTTATCACAGCCAATAGCCAGTCAGTTATTATTATCAGGAAGAGGACTCATAGTCACAAATGGACAGAACTCTATAAATTCTTGACGTTAGGAAGTATATGGAATCTTCAGATGGGATATTGTGTACCAGGCATGATGTAATCTATTCATGACAGTCTAATTCTATGTCTGTGTCattctttgtctgtgtgtgtatgtatctggtTGAGTATGTGGCGGGGGTCTGGGACTGTGAACTACCCACAGTTTTACccttttttttaaaaattgaCAAAGtgcacaccacaggaggctgctgaggagaagATGGCTCAAAATAATGGCTGTaacggagtaaatggaatagtatcaaacacCTGTTTCATGTATTTGACACCATTCCACtctagccattaccacgagcccgttctccccaattaaggtgccggacaggatggctgccattttaaggactcctaaccaactgtgctattttgttagtttttttgagatgtttgtaacttatttttttacttattttgtacataatgttgctactACCATCTCTTAtcaccgaaaataacttctgaacATCAGAACGGCGATAACtgacctcgaactggacaaagatttttattttaacgagtccgacgcaaAAGAATAACTTCTTTCTCAGAAACgagcccaaatccccgtcattgcatgaagaaaagacggagaaaaaTGGGGCGgagatcgggctgccttctgcGAATTTGTAGGTGAGTGAGTAAACCTCCACTAccattggccaacgtgcaatcattggaaaacaaaatggatgttATACGATCAAGACTATaataccaacgggacattcaaatctgtaatatcttatttttcaccaagtcgtggctgaacaacgacatggataatatagagctggcaggattttccatgcaccggcaagacagagaagctacgtctggtaagatgaggggtgggggtgtgtgtatttttgtcaataacagctggtgcgcaatgtctaatattaaagaagtctcgaggtattgctcgcctgaggacagagtaccttatgataagctgtagaccacactatctaccaagagagttctcatctatattattcgtagccgtctatttaccaccacaaactgatggtggcactaagaccgcactcaaccagctgtataaggccataagcaaacaagaaaatgttcatccagaagcggcgTTCATAGTGGCAGGCAAACTTAAAttcgttttaccaaatttttaccagcatgtcacgcgtaaccagaggaaaaaaaactctcgaccacctttactccacacacagagatgcatgcaaagctctccctcgccgtCCATTTGGCAaacctgaccataattctatcctcctgcttcctgcttacaagcaaatactaaagcaggaagtaccagtgactcgctcaatacctaagtggtcagatgacgtggatgctacgctacaggactgttttgctagcacagactggaatatgttccgggattcatccaatggcattgaggagtgtaccacctcagtcatcggcttcatcaataagtgcatcgacgacgtcgtccccacagtgacaggcaacatctgcattgagcttaagactagagctgccgctttcaaggagcgggacactaatccggacgcttataagaaatcacgctatgccctcagacgaaccatcaaacaggcaaagcgtcaatacaggattaagattgaatcctactacaccggctctgatgctcgtcggatatggcagggcttgaaaactattacggactacaaagagaaacccagctgcgagctgcccaatgacgcgagcctaccagacgagctaaatgccttttatgctcgcttcgaggcaagcaacactgaagcatgcatgagagcaccagctgttccagacgactgtgtgataacgctctcagtagccgatgtgagcaagacctttaagcaggtcaacattcaagcaagtgtcttcactgacattttcaacctctccctgaccgagtctgtactacctacatgtttcaagcagaccaccgtagtccctgtgcccaaggaagcgaaggtaacctgcctaaatgattacctccccatagcactcacgtcggtagctttgaagtgctttgaaaggctggtcatggctcacatcaacagcatcatcccggataccctagaccgactccaattcgcataccgccccaacagatccacagatgatgcaatctcaatcgcactccacactgccctttcccagctggacaaaaggaacacctatgtgagaatgctgttcattgactacagctcagcgttcaacaacatagtgtCCAGAAAGCTCCTTACTAAGctgaggaccctgggactaaacaactccctctgcaactggatcctggactccctgacgggcctcccccaggtggtaagggtaggcaacaacacgtctgccatgctgatcctcaacacgggggaccCTTCAGGGGTACgtgtttagtcccctcctgtactccctgttcacccacgactgcgtgccaaacacgactccaacaccacaactgacgacacaacagtggtaggcctgattactgacaacgatgagacagttaatagggaggaggtcagagatctagcagtgtggtgccaggacaacaacctctccctcaatgtgacaCTGACATCGTGTGGACAATCAGATAGTTACACCCGGTAACAACAGGTGTCGCCATCAGAGGAGAAGGAGGATCTCGGTCCACGAGGAGATACCCCATCCGAGAAATTtgacacgtaattacatcattatattctgacccataagagcggcagttcggggcaaggttagggctaaactaagcatagtttacaaatgtacacaagtgtgcttttctctctttctctctctttttaaatCTCCATTTGTGAAatgtgtcatattgtgttggcccgctagggacctgtttcattgtattaagttctaatcaatagcctagactctgtttgtgtatcttatattatccttttagcttgttagtaaataaataatcaactcaattggtATGGTACAGACTTATTTAGTGGgactcgggtttgtgcagattcccaGATTATGCGATGTTCAGGATAAGACTGTAAAGGAAATTTATTAATTAGCAACTGTTGTAAAATTgatattctgatattttttttgttaatttgggaaatagaaactcaataaaaccaaactttcccatggtgccccaggttactgAGTTAATAAGTATCTGATTAATTTAATCACATAATTATAAACAGTTAATCAATCGAGGAAcagcagtcatcacattaatcaATACAACGTCCCCACAGCTccctaacagcttctactcccaagccacaagactgcttaacaattaattaaatggccacccgaactatttacattgaacccccccccccccatttgtttttacactgctgctactcgctatttattatttatgcatagtcactttacccctacctacatgttcaaattaccttgactaacctgtacccccgcacactgactcggaaaccggtaccccctgtatatagcctcgttattgttatttaattgtgttacttttgataattttttactttcgtttatttggtaaacattttcttaactttttcttgaactgcatcgttggttaagggcttgtaagtaagcatttcacggtaaggtctacctgttcggcgcatgtgacaaataaagtttgatttcacATACTATACAATTCATTGGATATTGACATACTCTCTGCATTCCACCTAAAATATATCAGTCCAACAAGGAACTTGTAAGAACATGATCGCCATCCTGCTCCTCTTTGCATACAGTATCTCTATTTCCTTTCCAGAGGCATGCATAGACAGGAATCGTATAATGGTTTTGGCTTataactagggctgtggcggtcatgaaatttcatcagccggtgattgtctaGCAAATAATTGCCGGTCTCACGGTATGTGacagttaattaacaaacacattttgcatctcctggcttccacacaatatagcctacaccttcacaataaatccattatttattttagacaggtctaaagaaacatgatatgaagaaaatgtagtctatttcagaagaatagaatagcatactctgagttgtccttatgttagatcctgatctggctatgctattttctccaaacaatttgaaGGAGTGCGCACATGTGGCaattctgtgttgagtggttaacaaagaaacaggtactcctatatgcttaatttagagttatttatgtaactttagttgcgATACAAATGTTGGGGTATATGGTTtgattttaatacattgtaaggctgcatgatgagactctaatgatgatttgaaagaagtcacatgaaaggcatgagctctgctttattttttgtgcaggctgtacatactgcatcagtctctcattcacaatttgacaagcacttgataatgcctcaaatttcccaGTGGCATCCCCTTTGTTTGACCATAATGCCCCCTAAGAGAATCCATACATTTTGCGGCCAGTGGCGGTTGTGCCCTTAGGCCTTACGCCTTCGGGGTGGCAACTGCATGCGTCCTCATCCAATTCCGAGGCACGTATTAAAGATTTTGGAAgaatttacttttcgtcagccaacaagatgagtaggcctaatgaacagcaaaagctCTAGCCTATATCAATCTACAACCAcacatagtacaaaagttgacctattctgtgtgagaaataaatattccaaacatagtctgggacagttgtgggatgcgatagatcccaaatttaTACAACTGCTAGCATGAAAAGAAAAacgcaatgaggctgatgcaacagatcagaacgtttagcttaaaatgttgacaaACTATTTGTGCAGCAATGCACaaacggcagtaggctataaaccgaatgttccattagctggaaaacaccattatcaaatgTGAAAGAAATggaattatgcatgtaatgcttctattataaaggtgcattttaaaggtgaaaatgatcttccccaaacttgaaactcacgcactgCGTATGTAAGCCAGTTAGAATCTACAGTTAcatggccactttagttgtgatgcaaaccttatcaaaacatataggccgatgggctaggctacatgatgtgTGGGACAATGATTTGAAAAAGTAGCAAAAAAAAGGTCTGCTCTGTTTCTtgccttatgctgggcatcattcacaagtgataatatttcATTCACAagtaggctaatattgtcacccatcacactattTTTAATTTAATCTTggctttacatatactaaataatatctgtgaaatttgttttgatttggaaTGGAccgttatcatgcacctgtctcgaaacaggggcagggtaaaaaaatacatatttcatctatgcacttaaatagcgaatggaggccgcTTTTCCCAAGGTTCATTTTCATGCTGTAAAGAGAAGCAaggtgcttaatattaggaaagttgagaaataaatatagtaggcctagctgatgggatcctcttctttttagtagaggccatcactctgttttctcacgcaattgcatagcctatagaaatgttgtgcaacatgagctcatgggctctcatgaagtgtttgattagattttcgattacatttgcattgatctCAGAGTGACAATAGAGTggtgagtaccaggcagttagcaagtttggtaggctactaatgaccatcagcagcatcagagcttggagaagccgaATTACCGTGACTTCACATGGAATTTGAATTTGACTAACTCCATGACTCGTGACCTCTGCTGTGGCGGTAatagccgtgggaagtaggggtgctgagggtgttgCAGCTCCACTGGTGGTGAGATAGTAAAACTGCAGAAGAGCTGAATATTCCAATCAGTgagcagtgcatttggaaagtattcagaccccttccctttttccacattttgttatgttacagccttattctaaaatggattcaattgtttttataCTCATCAATCaaaacacaatactccataatgacaaagcaaaaacaggtttttagaaacattTTGAGATGTATAAAagcaaaaaaactgaaatatcacatttacataagtattcagattctTTACTcatatactttccgaatgcactgtatatgtatattCCCTTCAGTGAGCCaacagtaaaacaaacatagtccTGTTGTCTGGCAACCAATAAGCTTCCAGTCTATATAAGGAATGGGGTTTACCTAGGAGCAAGACTATTAGGAAAGTGTTATTGTGCAATGAGTCAAGGACTCAATCCACCTCTCGTACGGTTTTGTGTTGTTTTATGAGCAGAGGCTTCTTTGATATGACGCTAATACAATTTGCATTCCCATGTAAATACTTGCGTTGCCATAATGCTTGCTCTTGGCACTAGGTCAAAGTCAATATTGACAGGCTACATTCATTGTTTGTTCTTTATCAGTTTGAGGATGTATTTCATTCATGTAAATACACCTAGCAAAGTAAAATCCGATAATTTGTCTTTGACAAACATGAGATACTATTTCTGTTTGATTTCTTTATTGTCAAGATAAAGAATGATGTCTTATTGTTAGATGTGACTGACAGATGCTGTTCGCCCCTGCTCGTAAACGTAGAAGAAACTTTGTTTTCAATTACTTACTGTTCCTGGCTAAATTAAGTTTCAATAAATTCTGCAAAACAAACAGTCCATATCTAGCCTAGACTTTACTCAATATTTTCatctacagtagttatatatatatCAGTGGCTAATCATTATTCGTCTTGTTGGCAACTCAATTTGAGCTGGCATTTGATGATATTGCAATGGAAAGCAATGGACGCAGATAAAGAGTAACGTACAGTATCTTCTTTATATAGTCCCTGACGGACGATCTGTATATATTCAGCTAACTATCCACAGAATCTCATCATTTCTCCAGAATAGGATATAGCATGCTACAACTACGTACGTGTACAGCTTGGGTGGCCAATATTGATAGTCAGAAGACGAAGTTGCTTCATGTCAAAAGAGTTTACTAAATCGAACCAATCGTCTCTTGATAGTCAGAACATCTAGAGAATATTCTCTCCTGTATTTGAAAATATCAAAATAAAGTGATTTAAGAAACTAAATGAAAAGTAATCCCAAAAAAACGCTGTATACGGTTGTTGTTATTCATACTGATAATACTTACCTATGAGTTGAGATGCTTCAATAGTAGCTGTCCAGCATGTTTAGCTTCAGAGGTTGACCAAAGCGTGGAGGTTCATAGTTCTAAGCTGTGTGTCTTTAGTTTACAGATAGGTCTGGGTCCCTACAATCCTCACGATCTTCTCTATCCttcctgtgtctgtgtgagtgtgtctgtgtgtgcatgtctaaATGATGTGGCCCCCAACCACAAGTCATTGTGCCGCTTGGGTGAAAAGCCTACAGAAAAGTGAACTtcctgcctctcgctctctctttctcacgctCCATCTCTTTTGCTCCCATTCCCTAtctcccacctcctctctctgctcacaCAGATACAAGGGGCAAGAGTTGGAAGGGGGTGTGCAC is part of the Salmo trutta chromosome 34, fSalTru1.1, whole genome shotgun sequence genome and encodes:
- the LOC115173478 gene encoding fMet-Leu-Phe receptor-like isoform X1 gives rise to the protein MTKFSHEKDCHATFLFRMTPNATLPFVLVTSAARDDKAKVVDIEAIMNNLIIVLYTLTIVLGTTGNSVVIWVAGFKLKPTVTNVWLVNLAVADLIFCLSRVLSLTKKLFFDYWPFGIFLCKFNGFFKYANMFCSVFLLAVISMDRTLCIWHPVFTKRRRTICAARLVSAGVWAVAAILSAPYFAYRQVYLGKNNLSRCSLDVKESTKGDNRAKLALYLMRFLCGFLLPFLIILCCYILAGLGIRRTRLLGKSRPLRILASLVCAFFLCWAPYHCLLLAKMVNSNSTVVKVGLTGATGFAYFNSCVNPLLYFCMGLDMRGSRFRQSLAGVYRRALADDRDGRSTQSNERTVDDSSRSASRLAMVNVANISLK
- the LOC115173478 gene encoding C3a anaphylatoxin chemotactic receptor-like isoform X2 produces the protein MTPNATLPFVLVTSAARDDKAKVVDIEAIMNNLIIVLYTLTIVLGTTGNSVVIWVAGFKLKPTVTNVWLVNLAVADLIFCLSRVLSLTKKLFFDYWPFGIFLCKFNGFFKYANMFCSVFLLAVISMDRTLCIWHPVFTKRRRTICAARLVSAGVWAVAAILSAPYFAYRQVYLGKNNLSRCSLDVKESTKGDNRAKLALYLMRFLCGFLLPFLIILCCYILAGLGIRRTRLLGKSRPLRILASLVCAFFLCWAPYHCLLLAKMVNSNSTVVKVGLTGATGFAYFNSCVNPLLYFCMGLDMRGSRFRQSLAGVYRRALADDRDGRSTQSNERTVDDSSRSASRLAMVNVANISLK